In one window of Canis lupus baileyi chromosome 10, mCanLup2.hap1, whole genome shotgun sequence DNA:
- the UGCG gene encoding ceramide glucosyltransferase, with protein MALLDLALEGMAVFGFVLFVVLWLMHFMAIIYTRLHLNKKATDKQPYSKLPGVSLLKPLKGVDPNLINNLETFFELDYPKYEVLLCVQDHDDPAIDVCKKLLGKYPNVDARLFIGGKKVGINPKINNLMPGYEVAKYDLIWICDSGIRVIPDTLTDMVNQMTEKVGLVHGLPYVADRQGFAATLEQVYFGTSHPRSYISANVTGFKCVTGMSCLMRKDVLDQAGGLIAFAQYIAEDYFMAKAIADRGWRFAMSTQVAMQNSGSYSISQFQSRMIRWTKLRINMLPATIICEPISECFVASLIIGWAAHHVFRWDIMVFFMCHCLAWFIFDYIQLRGVQGGTLCFSKLDYAVAWFIRESMTIYIFLSALWDPTISWRTGRYRLRCGGTAEEILDV; from the exons cCGATTACACCTCAACAAGAAGGCAACGGACAAACAGCCATATAGCAAGCTCCCGGGTGTGTCTCTTCTGAAGCCACTGAAAGGTGTAGATCCTAACCTAATCAACAACTTGGAGACATTCTTCGAATTGGATTACCCCAAA TATGAAGTACTCCTTTGTGTACAAGATCATGATGATCCAGCCATTGATGTATGTAAGAAGCTTCTTGGAAAATATCCAAATGTTGATGCTAGATTGTTTATTG GTGGCAAAAAAGTTGGCATTAAtcctaaaattaataatttaatgccAGGATATGAAGTTGCAAAGTATGATCTGATATGGATTTGTGATAGTGGAATAAGAG taattCCAGACACACTCACTGACATGGTTAACCAAATGACAGAGAAAGTAGGCCTGGTTCATGGTCTGCCTTATGTAGCAGACAGACAGGGCTTTGCTGCCACATTAGAACAG GTATATTTTGGAACTTCCCATCCAAGGTCCTATATCTCTGCCAATGTCACTGGCTTCAAATGTGTGACAGGAATGTCTTGTTTAATGAGAAAGGATGTGTTAGATCAAGCAGGAGGGCTTATAGCTTTTGCTCAGTACATTGCTGAAGATTATTTTATGGCCAAAGCAATAGCTGACCG AGGCTGGAGGTTTGCAATGTCCACTCAGGTTGCAATGCAGAACTCTGGCTCTTACTCAATTTCCCAGTTTCAATCCAGAATGATCAG gtggACCAAATTACGAATTAACATGCTTCCTGCTACAATAATTTGTGAGCCAATTTCAGAATGCTTTGTTGCCAGTTTAATTATTGGATGGGCAGCCCACCATGTATTCAGATGGGATATTATGGTATTTTTCATGTGTCATTGCCTGGCATGGTTTATATTTGACTACATTCAACTCAGGGGTGTCCAG GGCGGCACACTGTGTTTTTCAAAACTTGATTATGCAGTAGCCTGGTTCATCCGTGAATCCAtgacaatatacatttttttatcgGCATTATGGGACCCTACTATAAGCTGGAGAACTGGTCGCTACAGATTGCGCTGTGGAGGCACAGCAGAGGAAATTCTAGATGTATAA